The Falco cherrug isolate bFalChe1 chromosome 3, bFalChe1.pri, whole genome shotgun sequence genome segment GTATCCGGCGTGAACAACTCCGATTCCTGCTCCTGGAAAAGGACAGCGAGTTCATGTGAAAGGCAGCCTAGCAGAAAATTGGAGCTGAAGAGCCATTCTACTGCCCAGCGTCCTGCTCAGGAGTTACTCATGGGACCATCCCTCCTAACTCTGTACTCTCCTCCACTTGCAATCCTTCAAGACTGCATTTAAACTCATAGCTTTATCTatggggagagggagagcaCATGCTGTCCTCTTTTCCACTGGCCACTGGTATTCCATGTGCTATGCTAAAACCTCAAGTAGAAAAACCTTAGCAAGCAGGAACTACAAGGCCTTTGTCTCCTGATGTCTGTCgagtttgttttcctgcaaatgCATGCACACAGATGATGTCTGTGGGGAGAATGAGGAAGCTGGGCGTGGAGGGGCGagtacaaaataaatacctgctGGGTGTCCAAATGCCACATGCTGTAAATCGCAAAACTTACGGGATGGCAGCAGCCCTCAAGCAGAGGACGTATTCTGCAGGGATCTTTGCCTATCAGAGCCATCTGAGTGCAGGACCAAGAGCAACACAGCACTTAGGCTGGCAGCCTAAACCCGTAGCGGTGCAGTcagccctcagccccgccgccaCCTATTATCGTCAGCATTGGACCAAGCTGCCAGCCGCACGGTCAGGAGAAAAGGTGCCTTGCCCTTGCGATCTAGGGGCCTGGGTTTTCCACCTTCTAAGCCGTAGCCTCATTGATTACGGTGTCAGTAATGTTTGGGAAAGCCTTAGGCTCAACCCCTGAGGAAATCTACAGCGTAAATGTGGTCCCCCAAAGCCCACGGTGATCACCACAGCCTCACCGGGCAACTGATGCATGCCCAGCCTCAACGGCCTCGTCCTTACCCAGTGCCTCCAGCTCCTGAGCAACTTCTTTCCACACAGGCTCAATGTGGATGCAGCTGAAACACCAGTCTGAGGTTATTTTGATGAGGTAAGGTTTCTTGAAACTATCCGGAACGATTTCATTGATGTAGTGGGAAAAATGGAGCAAATACTTCTCATCAGAGGTGTCACGCCTCTCCGaattaaaagggaaatgaaagaagGACTCGTCGAAATAGAAGCCTTCATGGAAGTGGTGGAACTGGCGATGCTGGTGCGGAGAGTAGCCCTGGCTTTCCCCGGCATCTCCATAGCGGTCAAAGTTTGCCCTCTTTTCCTCGTTGGAGAGGATCTGGGAAGGAGACGATAGAAGAATGCTCACCTGAAACCAGGAGGGGGAACTTCCCTGACAATACTCCCTCAGTAAATTATGGGCTATGAGAGAATGTGTAGCTTTTGCTGCGTGTTGGGAGGGATCAGTGTTCTGGAGAAGGGAGCTATCGTGCGGCCTCCAGGCTCGTTGCAGTCAACGTGggtaaaaaaagccaaaggaaagGAGCCTGTAAATCAAGGCCACTGTACCCATTGCAGACACCGACTGCTCCCTGAGCCCAAACATCATGCCATCTCAGCACTGACACTACTTTTCCGGAGCAGCTTTTGCTGGCATCTGCTTGAAGGTTGAGGGCTTTCTCGGCACATCGGGAAGTGCCACAAGTTTTGCCGAGTAGCTGGAAGCCCCACAGAAGAACTGCAGTTTTCAGCTGGGAGATGagaatttgcttttatttctgtgggcTGGGCCtactggctgcagcagcatcaggTCAGCTGCCTCAAACCAAGGTGGCCAATTTTGAGAGCCATGCAGGAGCGATGTGCAAATTACTGCTTATGCAAAGCATCACGTGAAGCGAGTAAAGCCCTGTGGTGAGTAACGCTGCTTACATCACCCCCAAAGCACTTATATGTACACATGACACAGATGAGATGGCCGCCCAGCCACACGGGGCTCAGTGAGTGGCCACTCCTCCCTCGTTTGAGGCTTTTTAGTGAGAACAGGGCAGACCAGTCACAAAATGACTGCGATGGAGGCCACGCTGGTGATGTCCAGCAGCTCTCTGTTGAGAAGGTGGAGGAAACTTTCCTGGTTGGTAGTGTCTGCCTCCACAGGGTTGAGCGCCTTTCCTGTGTGGATGTACGCAGAAAAGCACAAAGCCGCATCCGGAAAAATAAGGTCGCTTAACTTTTAACGATGGCAGGGTATAGCAAGAAGGGCATGTTACCTCGTAGGCCTTGCTGATCTGGATGAATTTGTCTTCTGCTCCAGGGTCCTTGTTTTTGTCAGGGTGCCTACGAGGCAGaacaggagggaaaaggggTCAGCAGTTCCCTGCGGGGGCATGGTGAGCTGTTGGCAAGCAGGACATGGACAGGTGGGGTGCGCAGCAGCACCCACCGAGGCCGAGATCATGTTTTCTACCTGGCACATGCTCTCCCACCCTCCCAAAACGCAGCACTGGGATGCACGCCTGCAGGCCCTGTTCCTCTGTCCGATCCCTCGCCAACGGCCCAAGCCCAGGCCGAGGGAGCACGTCTTTTGCCCACCTACTATGGCGATGTGTCCCTTGGCTGCTGCCCTACATAGCTACTGgcttcttcctgaaaaatacctcccaccacagccctcgGGGACGTCTGGGGCAGAGCCACGCAGGCTCTCAAAGCTCTGCGGCCGTGCCTTGAGCCCGCTCCTCAGCGTGTGATATTTGTGGATCCCATGCGCTTCCCTTCCATGGCCCAGTTGCCCTTGGGTGTCGGCGTGGGGGCCGCGTTGCCCTTTGGTGTCGATGTCTCACCGCCAGTCAGACCTGTGGAGGTCCCAGCTGAGCCAGGGAGAACCTCCTCCCCCGCAGCCAGGCCCCGGGAGGGTTTGACGGGTACTGCGGCTCACGGGAAGGCGGCCGCTCCGTCTTGGGATGACCCCTGGCCTGCGAGCAGGACCCGGCGCTCATCTCCGGCCGCCCGCGGAGCCCCGCCGGACGCAGACAGCCGGGGGAGGCGGCTGACGCCACGGCCCGGCTGCGCTCCCCGCTGCTGCCCGGCTCTGGGACGCGGTCCGCCCCGGGGTCCGTGTGTCCGGCCGCCCCGGGGTCCGTGTGTCCGGCCGCCCCGGGTCGGGACCGAGGGGGAGGCACGTACCATTCCCGGGCGAGCCGCTTGTAGGCCTTCTTGATGTCGGCCTGGCTGGAGCTCCGGCCCACCCCCAGGATGCGGTACGGGTCGAagtcccccgccgccgcggcctgCGCTCCCAGGGCCGCCAGCAGCAGGGCGGCGGCCCAGGCCAGGCCCGCCCGCCCCAGCTCCATGGCTCCGGCGAGGGCtcggcggggagcggggccgggacGGGGACCGacgcggcggggagcggcgaGGGCCGCGGACGGGCCGCCCTCAGCCACCCTGCGCCGCCGCTTCCggcgcgcccgccccgccgtcACCATAGAGACGGCGCCGCTTCCGGTCAGCGAGGCGGGCGGGCAGAGCGGCGCCGCCATGGAGGAGGCGCAGCGGCGGGCCCTGCGGCGCGGGCGGCCGCGGCTGGTGGAGGCGCTGCGGGTGGCGCCGCTCTGGGACCCGCTGGAGCAGCGCGGCCTCTTCACCCGCCCCATGGTCGAGGAGatccaggtgggctgggggcggccCCCGGGACCCCGCCCCGCGGGGACAGGCACGGGCTGGGTGGTTCCCGTGCCCCCTTAGCTCCAAGGGGGTGGCCCCTGTGTCCCCTCAGCGTAGTGACAGGCCTGGGGGAGGCCTCCGTGTCCCCTCACCCCGGGGGGGTGGCCCCTGTGTCCCCTCAGCCTAGTGACAGGCTCGGGGGAGGCCCCCGTGtctcctcagcactggtgaCAGGCCCAAGGGAAGGCCCTGTTTCCCCTCACCCTCGTGACAGACCTGGAGAAGGGTGGCCCCATGTTCCCTCACCCTAGTGACAGGCCTAAGGAGACCTCCATGTCCCCTCACCCAAGGGGGGTGGCCCCTGTGTTTCCTCAGCCCGGTGACAGACCCAAGGCAGGGCCCGGTGTCCTGTCACCCTGGTGACAGGCTGAAGGGAGGCTTCTGTGTCCCCTCAACCCCGTGACAGGCCCGAGGGAGAGCTGTGTGTCCCCTCGGCCTGGTGACAGGCCTCGGGAGTGGCCCTtgtctctccccagcccaggcccTGCAGGTAAGAGGTGTAAGaactgccccctgccccagccagtgCCAGGCACAGGCCCCCCATTTCCCTTCTTGTTACTGGGGACAGGCCTGGGGGTGTCTTACCTTGTCCCGTGCACTGCCGACGAGCTGGGGGGTGCCACTGTGTCCCCTGGgtaggggctgggggtgccccctcctgcctttccctccaAGCCTGACGGTGGGCTGCAGCTACGTGtcctcagcagggctgggtggaTGGAAGGGGTCAGGGCTGGGGttggggtggctgctggggggtCTCTATGGCTGTCCGCTGGCTCTTGGTCTCGCTTGCCCCGGGGAGGTGTGCTCAGCATGCATCCACACGGTTCCCCTCTCTGGGTGCCAGCTGGAACAGCCGGCCAGGTGGTGTGCCTCAGCCTGGGGAAACGTGCCTGggctttcctcctctgcagagcGCCGGCAGCCGAGGAGAGCAAGCCCGGCAGCTGGTCATCGACCTGGAGACTCGAGGGAAGCAGGCTTTTCCTGTATTCCTCTCGATCCTGCGGGACACTGGACAGGGTGACCTCGCGGACATGCTGATTGAGGAGTGCGAATGCCTGCCAGCACCACTGCAGCCGATAGACCTGAGGCCTGTCGAGCTGGACTTACATAGAGAGAAGCGTAATAAAAGTAAGTATCAAGGGCACAGTCTTTTCTGGGCAAACAGTAGCTTGGGGTGTGGCAGCTGGGATCCCTCTTGCCATGGGTGTTAGCGTGCAAAGTCCTGGTTTTTGTTGTCCTGGAGCGTGGCTCATAGAGGGGACTATGCAGAGCTGTTGAAAGAACATCATGCTTTCCAGCAGTGGAAGCCTTTGAGCTTGGGCTATGTGCTTGCAGTGTGAGGAGCTtccttctctgtatttttgcatATGACCTCTGCAGTACCtctgtgaaaacagattttgtaatGTCTTCACCaccttgtgctctgctgaatcTGTGAGCAGATGCAGCCGTTGCAGTTGTAAGAAGAAACCTTAGTCCGTTGAACgctgggaaggggaaaatgGATGTGATGGTGTATCGCAGCCTTGCCACAGGGCTACTGTGACAGGTGGCTGTTGGCTTGGGTCCTTCTGGGGACCCTGGCTTGTTTATTTGGAGCATGAAATGTGAAGGGGGAGAACACAAAGTCTGACGGTTCTGTGTTGTTACATATGGGAACTTTCCTGCACGTTTGTCCATCCCAGTCCAAGCTGAGAGTGAAAGACCTCGAATAcctcctgcaccagcctggGGTAAGCTGCATCCCGGCTCTTCCAGAGAGAGGGCATGCTGAGCGCTCATTTCTGCCATGCGGCGGGCGGGAAGGGGGAGTTGGTATGTGGTGCTGACACATCACAGGTGGCAGAGAAGGATCTCTATGAAATTGGAGTGGAAAGTGTACGATGTATCATCGTGGAGAGTGGAGGGCTAACTACTGTGTGTCTGTTGTGTGTTGTAGGTGGTCTGGACATTGATAAAAGGAACCATGACCTGGTAAGTACTTGTTTAGGCATTCCCGAAGTGTTCCCTATTAAGCCAAAGCTCCATGCCTTGTGGGTGGCTACTGAAAATAACCCTGGGATAGCTGGTTCTTGCTTTGTGTTATCTGAGTGATAGCTCCGAGGCCGATGCTGCTGTAACAGGGCTGATAGGGGCTTGGGGCAGGTAAATCATTAGCCGGCTCCTCCATAAAGATTATTGCAGCtgtgacaaaaataatgtatcttAGAGTTAATACTTATGCTTAATTTCTGAATGCACTGAGTCGTGTGTTGTCTGCAAAGTGGTGTTTAGACTTAGTAATCATAACATTGAGAGGCGGATGCCAGGAAAATAGAGATGAAGGTGTGCAGTGTGCTTTGGCGCATTGGGAAATGCACAGGGAAGTGGGTATCGTGAATGTGTCTGGAGTTGCCTTCCGATAGCCTGTGGGTGTCTGACACACAGGGAACGGTTTGGCCATGTATGTGTAAAGCTCCTGGCTGTAGTGGTGTGGGTGTTTGGGTAGCTTTTGTAAAATTGCCGTGGTGCTGTTGTTGATGGTAGAGCTGAGTCTCCGGGAGAGTTATCTGCCTGTTCTCTTGGCTCCTTACGTGGACTCTCATGGTGAGGTTTGGTGGCAATGCCTAAAGAAACCTCCCAGGATCTTCAACTTGCCATGGGAGACGCTGTGGGTAAAGCAGTGGCCAGTTTTCCACAAAGGTGGTCCCCGATCTGGCAGGTGGGTTTGTGTTCCCCAGCAGCTGATAATGACGTGTGTGTGGAGAGCAGATGCTCTTATCTTGCCGTCGGCCTGGGGAAACGCAAAACCTGTGAAATGAGCTGCTTGAAGGAATTGCCTTGCTCGTTGGCACCATGTCCCACGGATTAGCCAGTAAGAACTCCAAATAAGAGGGTGTTTAATTGCGGTGTGTGCTTTGCAGGTTTATGAACTGAAAGCAAACCCATGCGGACACTGCCTGATCCTTAATAACGTCAACTTCAGTAGAGATTCAGAATTGGATCTGTCAACTCGATATGGCTCTGACGTGGACtgcaagaagctggagaagcgCTTTAAGGCCTTGTGCTTTGACGTCCAGACTCGACGGGATCTGAAAGCTCAGGTGAGGCCGACCGTGTCCAGCTAACACGAGGGACGAGTGGCAAGCCCCTGGAAGTGACTGCTGTCATGTGTTGCGGGCTGTACCCCTGTGGTGGCAGCACGCCGAAAGCCCCAGCTTGTGCTGTGCAAAGAAATAATCGACCACTTGCATCCTCTTTGTTACTGTCGAGCTGTGATTGCAGGAGAGAGGCCCTTGCGTGCTTTCACCCTTCTGCCTGAACTTTGATTCCTCCTTGCGATCTGTAGGGAAGCAGCTGAGCCTGTTACTCTGTGtagctctgccagcccctgggtTGTGTGCGGCTGGGGATGCAAGTTGCCTGTCCCTACGGTCCTCGGCCATTACTGGAAGTGGCAGGGGGAGCTTAGTCATCTGGATCAGCTGTCAAATGTAGAACGAGGTTCTCTGCTCGCCTGCTGGCCCTTAATTGGCAGTAGTGCTTTTCAGTGGCTAAATCGCATGGAAGTGTAGTTTGGTTTACGTTGCTGTGTCACAAAGAACGCAGCAAGGAGAGAAACCTATGTAATTAAAGTAACTAATGTTAAATAAGGTGGAGCCACAGAAACActgctgccttttgctgccTGTATGTGGGGTGTGGGTTATTCTGTGGCCAAGAGATGGACCAGATCTTTCTGAGCAGTGCAGCTGCAATGGATGGATAAGAGCCAGCCCGGCAGTAATTTGTGGCTGAGGTATGGTTTGAAAAAGTGCTTACCATGACATTCTCCATGTAGGAAATGATTTtggagctgctgaagctggCACGGCGGGACCACAGTGCCTTGGACTGCTGCGTGGTGGTCATCCTTTCCCATGGCTGTCAGGTGGGTTCGTCGcatctctccttttcctcattaGGCTGGCTGCCTGCGTGGGCAGGGGTTGATTCCCCACGGGGCGGGAGAGAGGGAAGCGGTCTGTTGTGACTGATCTGAGGGCTGTTCTGCTGCCACAGTACATTGCAAGGAGTTATGTTCTCCTATCTGGGTGAAAGAAAACGGAGCTTTCCCAGCTCGTCTGGTGTTGCCTGTGGACAAGCGTGGTCCATTTTGGAGGCTGGGGTGTATAACACAGAGCCAAACGCCAGGCTGTGAGTGAAGGGAGGTAGCGTGAACCCTGATGCCATAGTCATTTGGTCCTTCCTGTTTCTCTGGCTCTGATGGAGGAGACACAGTTAGTTGTAAAGCCTGTTCCTTGCAAGGCAGAGGCCTCAAAGGATGAGGAGAGAAGTTGTTATGAAGATGGGGCGTGTTACATGCCCACTATCCCAGAGGATGAAGAACCCTGTCGCTGGAGGAGGTGGGATAGGAGGTGGATAACGGGAGGAGTTGGATGGCTGGGTTTCAGAACATGTCAAACGACTCCCGGGTGTCACCTCGCCCTGGCGTGGTGCACGCCTTCACACCAACACGAGGAAGTGAGATTTGGTCTGGTGCCTTTAGGGCTCCCTCGGAACTGGCCTTGCCTTCCGCCTTACTAGCTCCTGGATTTTCCTCTTACAGACGAGCCATATTCAGTTTCCCGGAGCCGTTTACGGAACGGATGGAAAACCCATTCCAATAGAAAAGATTGTGAACTATTTCAATGGGTCCAATTGCCCGAGCTTGAGAGGAAAGCCCAAACTCTTCTTCATCCAGGCCTGTGGCGGAGGTGAATCTTTGTTTCGGTTCTGGTGGCGAATTGGCTGTTGGGCGTGAGCAGGCTTCAGAGACGCGGTTAGGCTTTGGCCTGTTGTTCCTTTTTGTTCGTCACCTGTCTCTCTGGCTCTCTTCTCTTGCCTTTGGCCATGTATCCTGACCACTGGTGCAGATGGAGTCTGAAGGCTCGGACACCGGCTTCTCGAAGGAGGGTGGGGCTGATCTGTGCGTGCCAGAACGGTTTTTCTGTATGGAAGGGATGCGGGAAAGAAGGAGGGGAGCAACTGCGGTGCACACCAAGCACCTGCTCCAGGTCTTGGGCT includes the following:
- the CASP9 gene encoding caspase-9, coding for MASCGESAREHCGNGSSQTKMKSSSIQPAFCSRSTSASAGSRGEQARQLVIDLETRGKQAFPVFLSILRDTGQGDLADMLIEECECLPAPLQPIDLRPVELDLHREKRNKIQAESERPRIPPAPAWGGLDIDKRNHDLVYELKANPCGHCLILNNVNFSRDSELDLSTRYGSDVDCKKLEKRFKALCFDVQTRRDLKAQEMILELLKLARRDHSALDCCVVVILSHGCQTSHIQFPGAVYGTDGKPIPIEKIVNYFNGSNCPSLRGKPKLFFIQACGGEQKDQGVTVDYKLPRDEAPGGALESDATPFRGLSGNMDEPDAIASLPTPSDILVSYSTFPGFVSWREASSGSWYVEALDAVLEQYAHSEHLLNMLLQVADAVSAKERYKQIPGCFNFLRKRFFFMCK